A stretch of Cicer arietinum cultivar CDC Frontier isolate Library 1 chromosome 5, Cicar.CDCFrontier_v2.0, whole genome shotgun sequence DNA encodes these proteins:
- the LOC101514277 gene encoding uncharacterized protein yields MALENCLRVSTARPHCLPPLFSSSREKLVFSAQRGGFKKSVQNATVSLPSLYSTGVAYRKSRFVCNAREALNEVGVVTDANWNDLVLASEIPVLVDFWASWCGPCRMIAPILDELAKEYAGKIACYKLNTDDCPNIATKYGIRSIPTVLFFKNGEKKESVIGAVPKSTLSATLEKYIEA; encoded by the exons ATGGCTCTGGAGAATTGTTTAAGAGTATCCACAGCAAGACcccattgtcttcctccattattttcatcttcaaggGAAAAGCTTGTTTTCTCAGCTCAAAGAGGAGGGTTCAAGAAATCAGTGCAAAATGCAACAGTATCACTCCCATCTCTTTACTCAACAGGTGTTGCCTACAGAAAATCTCGTTTTGTTTGCAATGCTCGTGAAGCATTAAATGAAG TTGGAGTAGTGACTGACGCAAACTGGAATGACCTTGTCCTTGCAAGTGAAATCCCTGTGCTGGTAGATTTTTGGGCATCATGGTGTGGTCCATGCAGGATGATAGCGCCTATTCTCGACGAGTTAGCGAAAGAATATGCTGGAAAAATTGCTTGCTACAAGCTCAACACAGATGATTGTCCAAACATAGCAACAAAGTATGGCATCAGAAGCATACCAACTgttctatttttcaaaaatggAGAGAAGAAAGAAAGTGTAATTGGTGCAGTTCCCAAGTCTACTCTGTCCGCAACACtggaaaaatatattgaagCATGA
- the LOC101513937 gene encoding transcriptional corepressor SEUSS-like, translating to MVPPGPGTPTPIGGAQSLSPSLLRSNSGMLGAQGAPMPSQTSFPSLVSPRSQFNNMNILGNMSNITSILNQSFPNGVPNHGLTGQGSSQRGGIETGAETGQLSSVGNGTSFTNSPSSFVQSNMTIAGSSGQVQGQQFLNASSNQLLPDHQLSQQLEPRNFQHSQQSMQQFSSPLNTQQQPQQHFQSMRGGIGGMGPVKLEPQVNNDQLGQQQQLQSMRNLPPVKMEQQQIQSMRTLAPVKMEPQHCDQPLFLQQQQQQQQFLHMSRQSSQAAAAQINLLNHHRLLQLQQHQQQQLLKAMPQQRAQLPQQFQQQSMPMRSPVKPAYEPGMCARRLTHYMYQQQHRPEDNNIEFWRKFVAEYFAPNAKKKWCVSMYGSGRQTTGVFPQDVWHCEICNRKPGRGFEATVEVLPRLFKIKYESGTLEELLYVDMPREYHNSSGQIVLDYAKAIQESVFEQLRVVRDGQLRIVFSPDLKICSWEFCARRHEELIPRRLLIPQVSQIGAVAQKYQALTQNATPNTSAPELQNNCNMFVASARQLAKALEVPLVNDLGYTKRYVRCLQISEVVNSMKDLIDYSRETGTGPMESLAKYPRKTSNSCGVRNLAQHEDQLKQQQQMTVNNSNGDPNPVQAAAMQIASSNGMVSVNSSVNSGSASTTTSTIVGLLHQNSVNSRQNSMNNASSPYGGSSVQIPSPGSSSTVPQAQPNSSSFQSPTQSSSNNPQQTTHSTLTPPNQMNTTNSPANISMQQQHQYQPSLSGDPDPSDDQNSVQKILHEMMMSSQMNGTGGMAGVGSLGNDLKNVNGIMPTSANAGLNGDNGTVNSNTGVGAGSYGTMGFGQSTMPNGIRGTTINNSVMNGRGGMASFSRDQAMNHQQDLSNQLLSGLGTINGFSNFQFD from the exons ATGGTACCTCCGGGTCCAGGGACACCGACTCCCATTGGCGGTGCTCAGTCTCTCTCGCCTTCTCTTTTGAGATCAAATTCTGGAATGTTAGGAGCTCAAGGGGCTCCCATGCCTTCGCAGACGTCTTTCCCTTCACTTGTGTCTCCTCGTTCTCAGTTCAACAACATGAACATTCTAGGAAATATGTCCAATATAACTTCTATACTGAATCAATCTTTCCCAAACGGAGTTCCAAATCATGGACTCACTGGTCAAGGAAGTAGCCAGCGTGGAGGGATTGAAACTGGAGCTGAAACAGGCCAACTTTCCAGTGTTGGCAATGGAACGAGCTTCACCaattctccatcctcatttgtACAATCAAATATGACGATTGCGGGTTCCTCTGGTCAAGTTCAGGGTCAACAATTTTTGAACGCCTCTAGCAACCAGCTGTTGCCAGATCATCAACTTTCTCAACAGCTTGAACCTCGAAATTTCCAACACAGCCAGCAGTCAATGCAACAGTTCTCTTCTCCTCTGAATACACAGCAGCAACCGCAGCAGCATTTTCAATCAATGCGAGGAGGAATAGGTGGAATGGGACCAGTTAAGTTAGAGCCCCAGGTAAACAACGATCAACTTGGACAGCAGCAGCAGCTGCAGTCAATGAGGAATCTTCCTCCAGTGAAAATGGAACAACaacaaattcaatcaatgaGAACTCTGGCACCAGTTAAAATGGAGCCCCAGCATTGTGATCAACCGTTATTCTTgcagcaacaacaacagcaGCAACAATTTCTCCACATGTCGAGACAGTCTTCTCAAGCTGCTGCTGCTCAGATCAATCTTTTGAACCATCACAGGCTTTTACAGCTACAACAACACCAGCAACAACAACTCTTAAAGGCAATGCCTCAACAAAGAGCTCAATTACCACAACAATTTCAACAGCAAAGTATGCCTATGAGGTCTCCTGTGAAACCGGCATATGAACCAGGGATGTGTGCTAGGCGGCTGACACACTACATGTATCAGCAACAGCATAGACCTGAG GATAACAACATTGAGTTTTGGAGGAAGTTTGTTGCTGAGTATTTTGCTCCTAATGCCAAAAAGAAGTGGTGTGTTTCTATGTATGGAAGTGGCAGACAAACAACTGGAGTTTTCCCTCAG GATGTATGGCACTGCGAAATATGTAATCGCAAACCTGGCCGTGGGTTTG AAGCAACTGTTGAGGTTCTTCCTAGGCTTTTCAAGATAAAGTATGAAAGTGGTACTCTGGAAGAACTACTTTATGTTGACATGCCTCGTGAATATCATAATTCCTCTGGCCAGATCGTTCTAGACTATGCAAAAGCCATACAAGAAAGTGTCTTTGAGCAACTTCGTGTTGTTCGTGATGGTCAACTTCGAATAGTTTTCTCTCCAGACCTGAAG ATATGCTCTTGGGAATTTTGTGCTCGGCGCCATGAAGAGCTCATCCCCAGAAGATTGTTAATACCTCAG GTTAGTCAGATTGGAGCGGTTGCTCAAAAATACCAGGCTTTAACTCAAAATGCAACACCCAATACATCTGCTCCAGAGTTACAAAATAATTGCAATAT GTTTGTTGCTTCAGCTCGTCAATTGGCTAAAGCCCTAGAAGTTCCATTAGTTAATGATTTAGGATATACAAAGAGATATGTGCGCTGCCTACAG ATATCAGAAGTGGTAAATAGCATGAAAGACTTGATAGATTACAGTAGAGAAACAGGGACTGGACCTATGG AGAGCTTAGCCAAATACCCTCGGAAAACAAGTAATTCGTGTGGAGTTCGTAATCTAGCTCAACATGAAGACCAATTAAAACAACAGCAGCAAATGACTGTCAATAACTCAAATGGCGATCCAAACCCAGTGCAAGCTGCTGCCATGCAAATTGCTTCAAGCAATGGTATGGTTAGTGTAAATAGTTCTGTCAACTCAGGGTCCGCATCCACAACCACAAGCACTATTGTTGGACTTCTCCACCAAAACTCTGTGAATTCTAGACAAAACTCAATGAACAATGCAAGCAGTCCATATGGAGGTAGTTCTGTTCAAATTCCATCCCCAGGTTCCTCCAGTACCGTGCCACAGGCCCAGCCAAACTCATCCTCTTTTCAGTCACCTACACAATCCTCATCTAATAACCCCCAACAAACAACTCACTCTACTTTAACGCCTCCCAATCAAATGAATACAACAAACTCACCAGCTAATATTTCGatgcaacaacaacatcaatatCAACCGTCTCTTTCTGGTGATCCTGACCCAAGCGATGATCAAAACTCAGTCCAGAAAATCCTACATGAGATGATGATGTCCTCCCAGATGAATGGTACAGGGGGAATGGCTGGTGTTGGTTCTCTAGGAAACGACTTGAAGAATGTAAATGGTATAATGCCAACGAGTGCCAATGCAGGGCTGAATGGTGATAATGGCACAGTCAACAGTAATACAGGTGTTGGGGCTGGTAGTTATGGAACCATGGGGTTTGGTCAATCCACTATGCCTAATGGAATCAGAGGTACTACGATAAATAATTCAGTCATGAATGGAAGAGGAGGAATGGCGTCTTTTTCCCGGGATCAAGCTATGAATCATCAACAGGATCTGTCGAACCAACTACTCAGTGGGCTAGGAACAATAAATGGTTTTAGTAATTTTCAATTTGATTGA
- the LOC101513397 gene encoding scarecrow-like protein 1, with product MYRTDAYSSQSYKKYFHDLQTEELIEPSSSEISTTSIDQDGASSSYQLIASSGASLLTNKPFDTFLMSTRNHSADKSNFGSDSMENRSVDSIEIDSEMRSKLQALEKALLDDSEADEEEEYVTSQSMEIDSIQNMLINDHDSPKEYSSSDSNISTISITNTKEITRISRTPKQLLYECANAISEGNKEEATSMINSLRKMVSIQGEPSQRIAAYMVEGLAARLAESGKSIYRALRCKEPPSSDRLAAMQILFEVCPCFKFGFIAANNAITEAVKDDRKVHIIDFDINQGSQYINLIQTLASRPCKPSHVRLTGIDDPESVQRSIGGLNIIGQRLEKLAESLGLSFEFRAVASRTSIVTPSMLKLNCCPDEALVVNFAFQLHHMPDESVSTINERDQLLRLVKSMNPKIVTVIEQDVNTNTTPFLQRFVEAYNYYSAVFESLDVTLPRESQDRMNVERQCLARDIVNTVACEGEDRIERYEVAGKWRARITMAGFNSSPMSSNVSDEIRKLIKMYCDRYNIKEEKGALHFGWEDKNLIVASAWR from the coding sequence ATGTATAGGACAGATGCTTATTCCAGCCAGAGTTACAAGAAGTACTTCCATGACTTACAAACAGAAGAACTGATAGAACCATCTAGTTCTGAGATCTCTACAACTTCAATTGACCAAGATGGTGCCTCTTCTTCTTACCAGCTTATAGCTAGTTCAGGAGCTTCACTGCTTACTAATAAACCATTTGATACTTTTTTGATGTCAACGAGGAATCACAGTGCTGATAAGTCCAATTTCGGATCAGATTCGATGGAAAATCGAAGCGTGGATTCAATTGAAATTGATAGTGAAATGAGATCAAAACTACAAGCATTGGAAAAGGCATTACTTGATGATAGTGAGGCTGATGAAGAAGAGGAATATGTGACTTCTCAAAGCATGGAAATTGATTCAATTCAGAATATGCTAATCAATGACCATGATTCACCGAAGGAGTATTCATCTTCAGATTCCAATATTAGCACAATCAGCATCACCAATACCAAAGAAATAACGCGAATTTCTCGAACCCCGAAGCAACTTCTTTATGAATGTGCTAATGCAATTTCAGAAGGAAATAAAGAGGAAGCAACGTCGATGATAAACAGTCTCCGAAAAATGGTATCAATCCAAGGAGAGCCTTCCCAAAGAATTGCAGCCTATATGGTTGAAGGACTCGCTGCTCGCCTCGCTGAATCCGGAAAAAGTATTTATAGAGCTTTAAGATGCAAAGAACCACCTTCTTCCGACCGTTTAGCAGCAATGCAGATACTTTTTGAGGTTTGTCCATGCTTTAAATTCGGGTTTATCGCCGCTAACAACGCAATTACAGAAGCAGTTAAAGATGACAGAAAGGTTCATATAATAGATTTTGACATCAATCAAGGAAGTCAATACATAAACCTTATTCAAACACTTGCATCAAGGCCTTGTAAGCCATCTCATGTTAGATTGACAGGAATTGATGATCCTGAATCCGTGCAGCGATCTATTGGAGGACTAAACATCATAGGACAAAGACTAGAAAAACTAGCAGAATCACTCGGTTTGTCATTTGAATTTCGAGCGGTGGCATCGAGGACATCGATTGTCACTCCATCCATGCTCAAGCTCAACTGTTGTCCTGATGAAGCTCTTGTTGTAAACTTTGCATTCCAGCTTCATCACATGCCTGATGAGAGTGTTTCCACGATTAACGAAAGAGACCAGCTTCTTCGATTGGTAAAGAGCATGAATCCGAAGATTGTAACCGTCATCGAACAAGATGTAAACACTAATACCACTCCTTTCTTGCAGAGGTTTGTTGAAGCTTACAATTACTACTCAGCTGTGTTTGAGTCACTTGATGTTACACTTCCTAGAGAGAGTCAGGATAGGATGAATGTTGAAAGGCAATGCTTAGCAAGAGACATTGTTAATACTGTTGCTTGTGAAGGTGAGGATAGGATAGAAAGGTATGAAGTTGCTGGAAAATGGAGAGCAAGGATTACAATGGCTGGGTTCAATTCATCTCCAATGAGTAGTAATGTGAGTGATGAAATTAGAAAACTTATTAAGATGTACTGTGATAGGTACAACATAAAGGAGGAAAAGGGTGCACTTCATTTTGGTTGGGAAGATAAAAACTTGATTGTTGCTTCAGCTTGGAGGTGA